From a region of the Streptomyces tirandamycinicus genome:
- a CDS encoding Ku protein — MPAPLASTAVTFGLVSIPVQIVAATEDHSVRFRQIHRSDGGQVRIQKRCEVCGQVLRLDEIGRGWEMPDGSVLPITDEDLDSIPLSSVHAIEIVAFVPAASIDPVRVGSAYFLVAREAISAKPYTLIRRALERNRKVAIARYVLRDRERLGMLRVRDDVLVLQRLLWPDEVRDPAAVAPRAQVAILEDEMAAAIELIDALTTDDLSGYRDRYRDALESLIDAKAEGGRLAPPERLPERAVDLMAALQASVREARERRGEVSGEPE; from the coding sequence ATGCCTGCCCCACTGGCCAGCACCGCTGTGACCTTCGGGCTTGTGAGCATCCCGGTGCAGATCGTGGCTGCCACTGAAGATCACTCAGTTCGGTTCCGGCAGATTCACCGCAGCGATGGTGGGCAGGTCCGAATCCAGAAGAGGTGCGAGGTCTGCGGGCAGGTGCTGCGGCTGGACGAGATCGGCCGCGGCTGGGAGATGCCGGACGGCTCGGTGCTGCCGATCACCGACGAGGACTTGGACTCCATCCCGCTGTCGAGCGTCCACGCCATCGAGATCGTCGCGTTCGTCCCCGCGGCCTCGATCGACCCGGTGAGAGTCGGATCGGCGTACTTCCTCGTGGCTCGCGAGGCCATCTCAGCCAAGCCGTACACGTTGATCAGGCGGGCGCTGGAGAGGAACCGGAAGGTAGCCATCGCGCGGTACGTGCTGCGCGACCGTGAGCGTCTCGGGATGCTCCGCGTCCGCGATGACGTGTTGGTGCTTCAGCGGCTGCTGTGGCCCGACGAGGTTCGCGATCCCGCTGCTGTTGCGCCGCGGGCGCAGGTTGCGATCCTCGAGGACGAGATGGCCGCGGCCATCGAGCTCATCGACGCGCTCACCACCGACGACCTCTCGGGCTACCGCGACCGCTACCGCGATGCTCTGGAGTCACTCATCGACGCCAAGGCCGAAGGCGGCCGGCTGGCCCCGCCCGAGCGCCTCCCGGAGCGGGCAGTGGACTTGATGGCAGCGCTGCAGGCGTCCGTGCGAGAGGCCAGGGAGCGGCGCGGCGAAGTGTCAGGTGAGCCGGAGTGA
- a CDS encoding RNA polymerase sigma factor, protein MSHEAPRAQDEWASFEEFFGATYSRFLRRAMRRFRLSQQDAEDVLQQAYTETSMKEWADIESPEGYFWDKALKRFLDFNRKRASRRESLCDPAERFGEWPASATSSPDNCVALAHLRDQIRSLPENDQRLLMMKAAGYEKRQQAEEFGITEGNRRVRLARARAKLSKLRDSDVEGQK, encoded by the coding sequence GTGAGCCATGAAGCGCCGCGCGCACAGGACGAGTGGGCCTCCTTCGAGGAGTTCTTCGGTGCGACGTACAGCAGATTCTTGCGCCGGGCGATGCGCAGATTCCGGCTGTCACAGCAAGATGCAGAAGATGTCCTACAGCAGGCCTACACAGAGACCTCAATGAAGGAATGGGCTGACATAGAGAGCCCCGAAGGCTATTTCTGGGACAAAGCTTTGAAACGGTTCCTCGATTTCAACAGGAAGAGAGCGAGTCGGCGGGAATCTCTGTGCGATCCGGCCGAGAGGTTCGGTGAGTGGCCCGCGTCAGCGACCTCCAGTCCGGACAACTGTGTCGCCCTAGCGCACCTCCGGGACCAGATCCGCAGCCTCCCGGAGAACGACCAACGGCTCTTGATGATGAAGGCGGCAGGCTACGAGAAGCGGCAACAGGCCGAGGAGTTCGGTATCACCGAGGGCAACCGGCGAGTTCGGCTCGCCCGGGCAAGGGCCAAGCTCAGCAAGCTGAGGGACAGCGACGTAGAGGGGCAGAAGTGA
- a CDS encoding FtsK/SpoIIIE domain-containing protein: MPSHDSILARAALGTAGALGSLCRWCARRRYELAPGAASTGLTGLSWLHHLDGVSLGEHIVYGVATAAAAGLAAGGLKHKHRGVAAAGASGMVVLADAWIGAGLGPSVPSLIASALATGGAYAMYVPWLVKSRQQQLSLQVKAAKSGVTAEGLGTNTLAPGLTGATAEETALLRALVAMLSVPAVDVTSLDYTPFGWRAVIVLPPGRNTAPQKVIARKDQLAANLGLPGKLRLARGEKDNELVVSLYESDPLATSIPWPGPSTRTCTEPAVLGMDAFGNPVLIPLLYNHVLIGGSTDNGKSGVQSVLIAYAVACDDAEVLLIDMKPGAVEFGPWRDCALALADSPSRAMQLLKLVWAEVERRGALLAELGEKKWVPGKHGPAWFVFIDELAELVRRVPQAAKLIESLLQVARFVGITLVCATQSPSNRVFGGSTDGRQQYQVRIGLGAKESTTSNLIFGPGAYGDGWCLDELDAPGKFLRWDREHQVPVEARGFWMTDEDVAATSHRYAREEGESEAREHPEPSPDPDDDSPPPMPPPPPSGGPGGGRPVLRAVPVFPDGTEIADERHLALWQAVEKAGPQGITVDDLVALDLPQFAARSSVNGPLGQWRRKGWVEEAGKKGRAMAYRTVPRHAVEEAPEAVEDSESATVSG; the protein is encoded by the coding sequence GTGCCTTCGCATGACTCGATATTGGCGCGCGCCGCGCTGGGGACCGCGGGCGCGCTGGGTTCGCTGTGCCGCTGGTGTGCGCGCCGCCGCTACGAACTGGCTCCCGGCGCCGCGTCGACCGGTCTGACGGGCCTGTCGTGGCTTCACCACCTGGACGGCGTCAGCCTCGGTGAGCACATCGTGTACGGGGTGGCGACGGCCGCGGCCGCGGGCCTCGCCGCGGGGGGGCTCAAGCACAAGCACAGGGGCGTGGCGGCGGCCGGGGCGAGCGGCATGGTGGTGCTGGCCGACGCGTGGATCGGTGCCGGCCTCGGCCCGTCCGTGCCGTCCCTGATCGCGAGTGCGCTGGCCACCGGCGGCGCGTACGCCATGTACGTGCCGTGGCTGGTGAAGTCGCGTCAGCAGCAGCTCTCCCTCCAGGTGAAGGCGGCGAAGTCCGGCGTCACCGCCGAGGGCCTGGGTACCAACACGCTCGCCCCCGGGCTGACCGGCGCGACCGCGGAGGAGACCGCGCTGCTGCGCGCCCTGGTCGCGATGCTGTCTGTGCCCGCGGTGGACGTGACATCGCTGGACTACACGCCCTTCGGGTGGCGGGCGGTCATCGTGCTGCCGCCTGGCCGCAACACCGCCCCGCAGAAGGTCATCGCACGCAAGGACCAGCTCGCCGCGAACCTCGGGCTGCCCGGCAAGCTGCGTCTGGCCCGGGGAGAGAAGGACAACGAGCTGGTCGTCTCCCTGTACGAGTCGGACCCGCTGGCAACGTCGATCCCGTGGCCGGGCCCGTCCACGCGGACGTGCACGGAGCCGGCCGTGCTGGGCATGGACGCCTTCGGCAACCCGGTCCTGATCCCGCTGCTGTACAACCACGTGCTGATCGGTGGCTCGACGGACAACGGCAAGAGCGGTGTGCAGAGCGTCCTCATCGCGTACGCGGTCGCCTGCGACGACGCCGAGGTGCTGCTCATCGACATGAAGCCGGGGGCGGTGGAGTTCGGCCCGTGGCGGGACTGCGCCCTCGCGCTGGCCGATTCGCCGAGTCGCGCGATGCAGCTGCTGAAGCTGGTGTGGGCGGAGGTCGAGCGCCGCGGTGCGCTCTTGGCCGAGCTCGGCGAGAAGAAGTGGGTGCCGGGCAAGCACGGTCCGGCCTGGTTCGTGTTCATTGACGAGCTGGCCGAGCTCGTACGCCGGGTGCCGCAGGCCGCGAAGCTGATCGAGTCGCTGCTCCAGGTGGCGCGGTTCGTGGGCATCACTCTGGTGTGCGCCACTCAGTCGCCGTCGAACCGGGTGTTCGGCGGGTCAACCGACGGGCGCCAGCAGTACCAGGTGCGTATCGGGCTGGGCGCGAAGGAGTCCACGACGTCGAACCTGATCTTCGGGCCGGGGGCGTACGGGGATGGCTGGTGCCTGGACGAGCTGGACGCGCCGGGCAAGTTCCTGCGCTGGGACCGCGAGCACCAGGTCCCGGTCGAGGCCCGGGGGTTCTGGATGACTGACGAGGACGTCGCGGCGACGAGCCATCGCTACGCCCGGGAGGAGGGCGAGAGCGAGGCCAGGGAGCATCCGGAGCCGTCGCCGGACCCCGACGACGACTCGCCTCCGCCGATGCCTCCCCCGCCGCCGTCCGGCGGTCCCGGGGGCGGCCGTCCCGTGCTGCGCGCGGTGCCGGTGTTCCCCGACGGAACGGAGATCGCCGACGAGCGTCATCTCGCGCTGTGGCAGGCCGTCGAGAAGGCGGGCCCGCAGGGCATCACCGTGGACGACCTGGTGGCGCTCGACCTCCCCCAGTTCGCCGCTCGTTCCTCGGTGAACGGGCCGCTGGGGCAGTGGCGTCGCAAGGGCTGGGTCGAGGAAGCGGGGAAGAAGGGCCGGGCGATGGCCTACCGGACGGTGCCGCGGCACGCGGTCGAGGAGGCGCCGGAGGCCGTGGAGGACTCCGAGTCGGCCACGGTCAGTGGATGA
- a CDS encoding DUF262 domain-containing protein, which translates to MTRQTQAPIEHTNFNPMFRRASAIVDDVRRGNLDLHPPYQRGSVWNDEQRMNLIESWLYGVPTGPIVLVDRANGKWKTEDGQRPLYDDVDVAMWGCADGQQRITTAMAWFDGEFAVPASWFDGEFLETTEETADGPYVRFTGLTKPGQLKFDLHLASFQVSEDRTCTGMADEARTYLLINTSGTAQTSADLDNARRVAAGG; encoded by the coding sequence ATGACCCGCCAGACGCAGGCGCCGATCGAGCACACGAACTTCAACCCGATGTTCCGGCGGGCCTCCGCCATCGTGGACGACGTGAGGCGAGGCAACTTGGATCTGCACCCGCCGTACCAGCGCGGCAGCGTATGGAACGACGAGCAGCGGATGAACCTCATCGAGTCGTGGCTGTACGGCGTACCAACCGGGCCGATCGTCCTGGTCGACCGGGCCAACGGCAAGTGGAAGACCGAGGACGGCCAGCGTCCCCTGTACGACGACGTGGACGTGGCCATGTGGGGCTGCGCGGATGGGCAGCAGCGCATCACCACGGCCATGGCCTGGTTCGATGGCGAGTTCGCAGTCCCTGCCTCCTGGTTCGATGGCGAGTTTCTCGAGACGACGGAGGAGACCGCGGACGGCCCGTACGTCCGCTTCACCGGCCTGACCAAGCCAGGTCAGCTCAAGTTCGACTTGCACCTGGCGTCCTTCCAGGTGTCTGAGGACAGGACGTGCACCGGCATGGCGGACGAAGCCCGGACCTATCTGCTGATCAACACCTCGGGCACCGCGCAGACCAGTGCCGACCTCGACAACGCCCGGCGTGTCGCCGCAGGAGGCTGA